The following nucleotide sequence is from uncultured Draconibacterium sp..
TCCATTAATTGTTACATATGCTGTTGCAACACCTACATTATATATGTTGTTACTCCCGCCATTTGAGCTGGTTTCATAATAAGGTAATCCTTCAGCAAAAATATTGTTATATAAATTATTGTTGATAGAGCTATGAAAACCGCCTCTTAAACCATATACATTATTTGTAAACGTACAACTGGTTGCATAACGAACCGCAGCATAACTATAAGTTGAAGATCCGTTAACATTAATTGAATTATGGTCGAAACTTGATTGATAGAAATTATCGATGTATGAAAAGATTAAAGATTTTTCTACCAGGCAGTTACTCCCATTTTTGGCATCTATCCCTTGCAGTACGCATTCACTAATCTGGAAATTAAGGTTGGGATTTTCAGTATTATCACTGCGAAAAATTACCGAACCCATAACCCGGCATCTCTTTAATTTGATATTGATAGCTTCATTCTCTGAACTTCCAAAATTCAGGTTACTGGTAAATAGAATACCCTCAAACGAACTATTATCACAATTACCGGTAAAAGTTAGTCCGGTTGTTATACGTGTTTGCATTGTAGCTCCGGTTTCGGAAGGATAATGACCATGACCCACCCAATGCAAAGTTTTATCTATCGTGGTATTAGAAAAGGAAAATCCTCCTCCGGGAATATACAATGTATCGCCCGAAATGGCATTCTCAATAGCAGTATTTATATTATTGTATACTTCTGTTTTTGCGCCGTTTTGCACTATAAACTGTGCCTGTCCCCAGCTAATAAGCCCAAGGAATAAAAAGGGGAGTATGATTATTTTTTTCATGATTATCAATTTTTGAGTGAGAATGATGTGAACTTAGCGCTCTTGAGCCGCGACCTTAATTTTAACTCCCAGGTTTCCGCTAACTACTTCGTTGTCAATGTCAGCAGATTCAATATGAGGTAAATATGGCACTGCACCTTCTTTGTAGGGTAATGAAGTACCATAAATTCCGGGATTTGTTCCATCGGTTGCAGCACCAATAATACTTACATCGGTGTTTCCGTTTTCATCGGTGCCTGTTGCTGCAGCGTTTAAATGGTAGTTATTGGCATAATCAAACTTATTGATGTCGCCAGTAATTGAGGAGTAAATGGCTCCAACAATGTTCGTAATATTCCCCGACCCTGTAAATGTTGATGTTGTTGGATTGTAGATGGGATTACTGAGGAATAAGTTGTTTTCGAAATTGCAATTTGCCGAAGCATCATAAAAACCATAACTGTATGCAAAAACATTATTGGTGAACTGGCAATTCTGACAGTTATTAATTACCCTGTTTGATGATTGATACGTATTGATGGAATTGTGGTTGAAAAAGGATTGGCGGAAATCATTAAAGGTGCCAAAACACAAATTCTTTTCCAGACGTATATTCATGCCAAAGCGTGCATAAATTGTTGCTGTTACACATTCTGTGAGATAAAAATTCAGGTTGGGATACCCAGAACTTACATCCTCAGTGCCTCTTAAATATAATGATCCGCCTACCCGGCAGCGTTTCATGGTTACGCCGGTACATTCGTTATCGGTTGATCCGAAATAAAGAGTATTTTGAAAGTATATTCCTTCGAAAGTACTGTTGTCGCAATCGCCGGTAAAATATATTGAGTAAGTAGTAATTTGTGTGTGGCCGGTAGCAGTTGTCGAATCTGGGTAATGCCCAACGCCCCGCCAGTGCAAAGTTTTATCGATTGTTGCCGGATCGAGATTGAAGCCTCCTCCCGGCAGATAAATCGTATCGCCGGCTGATGCCGCAGCAATTGCAGCATTGATATCATCGAAAGTTTGTGCTGTGCCGTTTTGCACAACAAATTGCTTTTGGGCAAATGTAGTGATGGCCAAAAACAGGAACGGTAAAAGGTAAAGCGTTTTCATTTGCATTAATGTTTGAATTTAATCCCAGGTGCAGATTCGAAAAGATATTTGCGCAGACGAATGATGTGTAACTGCGTTTTGAAATGACGCAATAAAATCAGGCAAACCTTGGTTTTTCAACAAGGCTACAAGGCAAACAATTCTTTTTTAATCACACACAATTGTGGAATGTTAGTTAAACTTTTGGTACACTGATCTCATTTCCATAATTCGTGGAAATGAATGATTTTGAATAAAAATAATTTGATTTTGGAAGCTTTCATATAGCCTTTCAGTGCAATTCAATGTACCGTTGTTTACAGCCAACCATCCGCAATAATTTGGCTACAAACCGTTTAATTCAGAATTAATCCGGATAAGAGAACTTTTGGATTTTGTGCTTTGGGGAACCCGTTTTTGGGTGTTGTACTTAAATCTGGGTTTTATAGCTTAGAATTTTCATCTCAATTTCCTTGCGTCGGTCGCGGGCAACTTCCAGGCGTGTTCCAGAGCTAAGTTTTAAATTTCGTCCGCCAAACGAAACAATGTGTTCCATGTTTACCAGGAACGACTTGTGAACCCTCAGAAACGGAAATTCGTGAAATTCATTCTCCCAATAACCAAGATGACGAGAGGTGAACAACTCTTTAACTTGCTTTTGTTCATCAAAGTAATGGATTACAGAATATTCTTTTTCAGCTTTTAAATACAAAACCCGCGAGGCCGGTAAAAATACAGTTTCGTTTTGGCCTTTTATAACCAGTTGTTTATTGTGCAGTGCGTTAATGGTTTGCAGTAATTGTTCCAGTTCTTCTTTGCGGAATATTTTACTTTTTGCTTTTTCAATGGCCAGCAGCAAATCGTCTTTGTCGATGGGTTTGGTAACATAATCGATGGCATTGAATTTAAAGGCTTTTAAAGCAAAATCGTTATACGATGTAACAAAAATAATCTGTAGTTTATCCCATTTCCAGGCTTTCAGCATTTCAAAAGCATCAAAATCATCGTTAAACTGAATGTCGAGAAAAACGAGATCGAAAGTGAGCTGAGGGAGTTTTTCAATCGCTTCGCGCCCGGAATAGCAGATGTCAACAATTTCAATGTCAGGCGCATATTCCTGTAGAATTTCTTTTAAATTCAGTACCGAAAGTTTTTCATCTTCAACAATTACTGCTTTCATAGTTTTTTAGTTTAGTACTTCAATCAGTTTCAGGTTTATCGTTAAAAATTATCAGGTTTTAGTACCAAAGGTATTCGGAAACGTACTTCTGCACCCGGGTTTCGGTCGCTGATTTCAAACTGTATTTTTCGTCGTTTCTGAAGTAGTTCAATTCTTTCGCGTGTTATTTTTGTTCCCAATCCGGTACCGAACGAATGCGATTGTTCTTTTAGTCCTTTGCCATTATCGAGCACCGAAATGTGT
It contains:
- a CDS encoding LytTR family DNA-binding domain-containing protein, which encodes MKAVIVEDEKLSVLNLKEILQEYAPDIEIVDICYSGREAIEKLPQLTFDLVFLDIQFNDDFDAFEMLKAWKWDKLQIIFVTSYNDFALKAFKFNAIDYVTKPIDKDDLLLAIEKAKSKIFRKEELEQLLQTINALHNKQLVIKGQNETVFLPASRVLYLKAEKEYSVIHYFDEQKQVKELFTSRHLGYWENEFHEFPFLRVHKSFLVNMEHIVSFGGRNLKLSSGTRLEVARDRRKEIEMKILSYKTQI